In Eubalaena glacialis isolate mEubGla1 chromosome 3, mEubGla1.1.hap2.+ XY, whole genome shotgun sequence, the following are encoded in one genomic region:
- the LYPLAL1 gene encoding lysophospholipase-like protein 1 yields the protein MAATLGSVRLQRCMVSPAGRHSASLIFLHGSGDSGPGLRTWIEQVLNQDLTFQHIKVIYPTAPPRPYTPLKGGFSNVWFDRFKISNDCPEHLESIDAMCQVLADLIDGEVKSGIKKNRILVGGFSMGGCMAMHLAYRNHQDVAGVFALSSFLNKTSAVYQALQKSDGVLPELFQCHGTADELVLHSWGEETNSVLKSLGVSTKFHSFPGVYHELSKAELEKLKSWILTKLPD from the exons ATGGCGGCTACGTTGGGTTCAGTTCGCCTGCAGCGCTGCATGGTGTCGCCGGCTGGGAGGCACAGCGCCTCTCTGATCTTCCTGCACGGCTCAG GTGATTCTGGACCAGGATTGAGAACGTGGATAGAGCAAGTTTTAAATCAAGATTTAACATTCCAGCACATAAAAGTTATCTATCCAACAGCTCCTCCCAG GCCATATACTCCTTTGAAAGGAGGATTCTCCAATGTATGGTTTGACAGATTTAAAATATCTAATGACTGCCCAGAACACCTTGAATCAATTGATGCAATGTGTCAGGTGCTTGCAGATTTGATTGATGGTGAAGTAAAAAGTGGTATCAAGAAGAACAGGATATTAGTAG GAGGATTTTCTATGGGAGGGTGCATGGCCATGCATTTAGCATACAGAAATCATCAAGATGTGGCAGGAGTATTTGCTCTTTCTAGTTTTCTGAATAAAACATCTGCTGTTTACCAG GCTCTTCAGAAAAGTGATGGTGTCCTTCCTGAATTATTTCAGTGTCATGGTACCGCAGATGAGTTAGTTCTTCATTCTTGGGGTGAAGAGACAAACTCAGTGTTAAAATCTCTAGGAGTGAGCACAAAGTTTCATAGTTTCCCAGGTGTTTACCATGAGTTAAGCAAAGCTGAGCTAGAAAAACTGAAGTCATGGATTCTTACAAAGCTACCAGACTGA